The genomic DNA GATGCCGGCATTCCCCTGGTCGGCCAGTCGGTGCTCCTGCGCGGCGTCAATGACGAGGCCGCGACCCTCGAGGCGCTGATGCGGACCCTCGTCGAGAACCGGATCAAGCCGTACTACCTCCACCACGGCGACCTCGCGCCCGGGACGGCCCACCTGCGCACGGACGTGGCCGAGGGGCAGGCGCTGATGCGCGCGCTGCGCGGCCGCCTCTCCGGCCTCGCCCAGCCGACCTACGTGCTCGACATTCCCGGCGGCCACGGCAAGGTGCCGATCGGACCGGGCTACCTGCGCGACACCCCCGACGGGGTGCGCGTGACCGATCCGGGCGGGCAGGACCACGCCTACCCGCCGAAGGCGTGACGGAGACTCTTCGATTATGCGCAGGCTTTGGGGCCGCCTCACCTCGGTGAACGTGCAGAAGGCGGTGTGGGGACTCGACGAGACGGGCTTGCCGTACGACCGGGTCGAGGCCGGCGGCGCCCACGGGGTCGTCAACGACCCCGGCTACCGTACGATGAACCCGAACGGCCTCGTCCCGACCCTGGAAGAGGACGGTTTCGTCCTCTGGGAGTCCAACGCGATCCTCCGCTACCTCGCGGCGACCGGCTCGGCCCTGGCCCTGCCGGCGGATCCGCGGGCGCGCGCCCACGTCGAGCAGTGGCTCGACTGGCAGGCCACGAGCTTCACGCCGGCCATGCGCGACGCGTTCTGGCAGCTCTACCGCGCGGCCGATCCGGACCGCGGCCTGATCGCCGCCTCGGTCGAGAAGAGCGAGGCCATGGCCGAGATCCTCGACCACCATCTCGAGGGCCGGACCTACGTGGTCGGCGACAGCTTCAGCATCGCCGACATCGCCCTCGGCTGCGCGGCGCATCGCTGGCTGAACCTCCCGGCCGAGCGGATCGAGCGCCCGGCACTGCGTCGCTGGTACGAGCGGGTCGCGGCCCGGCCCGGCGCCGCCCGGGCGCTCGGCGAGCCCATCGCCTGACGGCCGCCGCGGGCGCCCGGAGCCTTGCCGGCACGCCCGCG from Methylobacterium radiotolerans JCM 2831 includes the following:
- a CDS encoding glutathione S-transferase family protein; translated protein: MRRLWGRLTSVNVQKAVWGLDETGLPYDRVEAGGAHGVVNDPGYRTMNPNGLVPTLEEDGFVLWESNAILRYLAATGSALALPADPRARAHVEQWLDWQATSFTPAMRDAFWQLYRAADPDRGLIAASVEKSEAMAEILDHHLEGRTYVVGDSFSIADIALGCAAHRWLNLPAERIERPALRRWYERVAARPGAARALGEPIA